One Equus caballus isolate H_3958 breed thoroughbred chromosome 14, TB-T2T, whole genome shotgun sequence DNA segment encodes these proteins:
- the LOC138917533 gene encoding olfactory receptor 2AJ1-like, producing the protein MGKFMMGLENHTYSSDFILMGLFFSSKTNLLFYSFILIILIMTVVENTVMILLIHRDPRLHTPMYFLLSHLSYMDILHISNIVPKMVTNILLGSRTISFAGCGFQIFLSLTLLGGECLLLAAMSCDRYVAICHPLRYPILMNGYVSSLMATGSWLVGTVNSIVHTAYTLHLPFCGSRAIDHFFCEVPAMLKLSCVDTTHYERGVYVSGVIFLLIPFSLIFASYVQVLLTVLRIKSFEAQKKSFSTCFFHMVVVIMYYGPFIFTYMRPKSYHTPGQGKFLAIFYTILTPTLNPIIYSFRNKDIWGAMKNMLKNNVMHKNRKNA; encoded by the coding sequence atGGGAAAATTCATGATGGGACTTGAGAATCACACTTACAGTAGCGACTTCATTTTGATGGGActgttcttttcttccaaaacaaatctgcttttctattcctttatattgattattttaattatgacTGTAGTAGAAAATACAGTCATGATTCTCCTTATCCACAGGGACCCACGGCTTCATACTCCAATGTATTTCCTGCTCAGCCATCTCTCTTATATGGATATCTTGCATATTTCCAATATTGTTCCCAAAATGGTCACTAATATTCTATTAGGCAGCAGAACTATTTCCTTTGCTGGTTGTGGCTTCCAGATATTTCTATCCCTCACCCTCTTGGGTGGTGAGTGCCTTCTCCTGGCAGCAATGTCCTGTGATCGCTATGTAGCCATCTGTCACCCACTGCGCTATCCCATTCTTATGAATGGCTATGTCAGCAGTCTCATGGCTACAGGGTCCTGGCTTGTTGGGACTGTCAACTCAATAGTTCACACAGCTTACACACTCCATCTTCCTTTCTGTGGCTCAAGAGCTATtgatcactttttctgtgaagtccCTGCAATGTTGAAATTGTCCTGTGTGGACACAACACACTATGAACGAGGAGTTTATGTAAGTGGCGTCATTTTTCTGCTCATCCCTTTTTCCCTAATCTTTGCTTCTTATGTCCAAGTTCTCCTTACTGTCCTCCGAATCAAATCATTTGAAGCACAGAAAAAGTCGTTTTCCACCTGTTTTTTCCACATGGTTGTGGTTATAATGTACTATGGGCCATTTATTTTCACATACATGAGGCCTAAGTCATACCACACTCCAGGCCAGGGTAAGTTCCTGGCCATATTCTATACCATCCTCACTCCCACACTCAACCCAATCATCTACAGCTTTAGGAATAAAGATATTTGGGGGGCGatgaaaaatatgcttaaaaataatgttatgcataaaaatagaaaaaatgcttga